A region from the Wansuia hejianensis genome encodes:
- a CDS encoding Crp/Fnr family transcriptional regulator, which translates to MEQTDLNLKNLPYWNSLSEDEKTFVRAHSAVHAYQKGALIHSGGCECLGMLLVLRGEIRTYILSEEGREITLFRLRKGDPCVLSASCVVEQITFDTQMTAETDCELLVVNSASFEKLTSQNIYVRCFMFELLCERFSSVMWTMQMILFKGYDRRLAAFLTEEYDRTGRSEIKMTHEQIAQHTNSAREVVARMLKRFASEDLVEFKRGSIRLKDIESLRRMI; encoded by the coding sequence ATGGAGCAAACCGATTTAAACCTGAAAAACCTCCCCTATTGGAACAGCCTGTCTGAGGACGAAAAGACCTTTGTGCGTGCTCACTCAGCCGTGCATGCTTATCAAAAGGGGGCACTGATACACAGCGGCGGCTGTGAATGTCTCGGCATGCTGCTGGTTTTGCGCGGTGAAATACGCACTTATATCCTGTCGGAAGAGGGACGGGAAATCACACTTTTTCGGCTCCGCAAGGGTGATCCCTGCGTGCTATCTGCCTCCTGCGTCGTTGAACAGATCACTTTTGACACACAGATGACGGCCGAGACAGACTGCGAATTGCTCGTCGTCAATTCCGCCTCCTTTGAAAAGCTGACCAGCCAGAATATTTATGTCCGCTGTTTTATGTTTGAACTGCTCTGCGAACGTTTTTCTTCTGTCATGTGGACGATGCAGATGATTTTGTTCAAGGGCTACGACAGGCGCCTGGCTGCTTTTTTGACAGAAGAATATGACCGCACGGGACGTTCAGAAATAAAGATGACCCATGAACAGATCGCCCAGCACACGAATTCCGCCCGGGAGGTAGTTGCCCGGATGCTGAAGCGGTTCGCGTCAGAGGATCTGGTAGAATTCAAACGGGGTTCCATCAGGCTGAAGGATATTGAAAGCCTGCGTAGGATGATCTGA
- the trxA gene encoding thioredoxin, with protein sequence MAEINLTVQNFEDEVINASKPVLVDFWAPWCGPCRMLSPVISEIAEEYAGQMKVAKVNVDEVPEMASQFRVASIPTLMVFENGKLKKRASGFRPKEDILELLK encoded by the coding sequence ATGGCTGAAATTAATCTGACCGTTCAAAATTTTGAAGATGAGGTAATCAATGCAAGCAAGCCCGTTCTGGTGGATTTTTGGGCGCCCTGGTGCGGCCCGTGCCGCATGCTCTCCCCGGTTATTTCAGAAATAGCCGAAGAATACGCAGGACAAATGAAAGTAGCCAAGGTGAATGTGGACGAAGTTCCGGAAATGGCTTCTCAATTCCGCGTCGCCAGCATTCCAACGCTGATGGTATTTGAAAATGGCAAGCTTAAGAAGAGAGCTTCCGGCTTCCGGCCCAAGGAAGATATCCTCGAACTGCTGAAGTAA
- a CDS encoding PLD nuclease N-terminal domain-containing protein, whose protein sequence is MDIIAEYWPFLAPYIVIELILAVAALIHVLRHPNYRFGNKAVWIPVVLLLQIIGPVLYFVFGRGEE, encoded by the coding sequence ATGGATATCATTGCAGAATACTGGCCGTTTCTGGCGCCTTATATCGTAATTGAACTGATTTTGGCGGTGGCCGCGCTGATTCATGTGCTGAGGCATCCCAATTACCGCTTTGGAAATAAGGCGGTGTGGATTCCTGTGGTACTTTTGCTGCAGATCATCGGTCCGGTGTTGTATTTTGTGTTCGGCAGGGGTGAAGAGTGA
- a CDS encoding BMC domain-containing protein: protein MSEEYRGMALGMFELDNLVACFVALDAASKAANVRIQGVERNRLKSGACVKMRGNVSDVRAAMEVALAAAEPISTVVSHNIIAAPAEDTEIGVEMTILK, encoded by the coding sequence ATGTCAGAAGAATACAGGGGAATGGCACTTGGAATGTTCGAGCTGGACAACCTGGTAGCCTGTTTTGTCGCGCTGGATGCGGCGTCCAAGGCAGCGAACGTGAGGATACAGGGAGTGGAAAGAAACCGTCTCAAAAGCGGGGCCTGTGTAAAGATGCGCGGAAATGTATCTGACGTACGCGCAGCTATGGAAGTTGCCCTGGCCGCAGCGGAACCGATTTCAACAGTTGTTTCTCATAATATTATAGCCGCTCCTGCAGAAGATACGGAGATTGGCGTGGAAATGACCATTTTGAAATGA
- a CDS encoding BMC domain-containing protein produces MKYGAFGLVEVVGSANAVRVVDQMLKAADVSYETWHTRCGGHATVFMSGGVSAVKAAIESVKENPPCEIVAAAVISSPSEETTRIVEEWAGK; encoded by the coding sequence ATGAAATATGGTGCGTTTGGATTAGTGGAGGTAGTTGGCAGTGCGAATGCGGTCCGCGTTGTGGACCAGATGCTGAAGGCGGCCGATGTGAGCTATGAGACCTGGCACACACGCTGCGGAGGCCATGCTACAGTATTCATGAGCGGCGGCGTATCGGCGGTAAAAGCCGCTATAGAGAGCGTAAAAGAGAACCCGCCCTGTGAGATTGTGGCAGCGGCAGTGATATCCAGTCCATCTGAAGAGACTACGAGAATAGTAGAAGAGTGGGCCGGAAAATAA
- a CDS encoding ABC transporter ATP-binding protein — protein sequence MEILEIRDLHKRFGSHEVLSGLNMVIPEHTIFGFVGQNGAGKTTTMKIVLGLLRPDGGEVAVCGQRVSYGGTRSNRCVGYLPDVPEFYGYMTPVEYLKLCGEITGLESGRIRARGRELLDLVGLAGDKKRIGGFSRGMKQRLGIAQALLNEPRLLICDEPTSALDPIGRKEILDILSAVREKTTVVFSTHILTDVERICDHVALLHGGKLALCGTLSEIRGSYRRSGFRIEFRNPEDARMFSECGELKSPGTTVSAEGAVLTIESPEEGAKGKVLIRLLAEKQMVPLHFEILEPSLESIFAEAVV from the coding sequence ATGGAAATATTAGAGATCAGAGATCTTCATAAGAGATTTGGAAGCCACGAAGTTTTGAGCGGCCTGAACATGGTGATTCCAGAACATACCATATTCGGCTTTGTTGGGCAAAATGGTGCGGGTAAGACGACGACGATGAAAATTGTTCTGGGGCTGCTCCGGCCGGACGGCGGCGAAGTGGCGGTGTGCGGGCAGCGGGTCTCCTATGGCGGGACCAGATCAAACCGGTGTGTGGGATATCTGCCGGATGTTCCTGAATTCTATGGATATATGACCCCGGTGGAATACCTGAAGCTGTGCGGGGAAATTACAGGGCTTGAAAGCGGCCGGATCAGGGCCAGGGGTAGAGAACTGCTGGACCTGGTCGGGCTGGCTGGCGATAAAAAAAGGATCGGAGGCTTTTCCAGGGGTATGAAGCAGCGTCTGGGGATTGCTCAGGCGCTTTTGAATGAACCGCGGCTGCTGATCTGCGATGAGCCTACTTCAGCGCTGGATCCTATTGGGAGAAAGGAAATTCTGGATATTCTGTCGGCAGTCAGAGAGAAAACAACCGTGGTATTTTCCACTCACATACTCACAGACGTGGAGAGGATCTGCGATCATGTGGCTCTTCTGCACGGAGGAAAACTGGCTCTGTGCGGTACGCTTTCAGAAATACGTGGTTCGTACAGGCGCAGCGGGTTCCGCATTGAGTTCCGGAATCCGGAGGATGCCAGGATGTTTTCAGAATGCGGAGAACTGAAAAGCCCTGGAACGACAGTTTCTGCGGAGGGGGCAGTCCTGACCATTGAGTCGCCGGAGGAAGGGGCGAAAGGAAAGGTTCTTATCAGGCTTTTGGCGGAAAAGCAGATGGTTCCACTCCATTTTGAGATCCTGGAGCCATCGTTGGAGAGTATATTTGCGGAGGCGGTAGTATGA
- a CDS encoding ABC transporter permease, translating to MRNYVTFLKKEWLESLRTYKLFVMLASFSILGIMNPLIAKLTPEIIDLAMPEGMEIAVAVPTAFDSWAQFYKNTGQIGVIVTVIVFSGIISGELSRGTLIHMLTKGLSRSSVILSKYTYMVMLWSAGLGLSCLITWVYTVYLFPDGRISHLFFSVFCLWLFGVFLLALLLFAGSLVRATGGGLLLTGAGVGACMALQMIPVLQKRTPFALVTENMGLIQNTVKPPELSCAAGITGVLALVLAAGAVLAFRKKQL from the coding sequence ATGAGAAATTACGTGACATTTCTAAAAAAAGAATGGTTGGAAAGCCTGCGGACCTACAAGCTGTTCGTCATGCTGGCGTCTTTTTCCATCCTGGGGATAATGAATCCTCTTATTGCAAAGCTGACGCCTGAAATCATAGATCTGGCAATGCCGGAGGGAATGGAGATTGCGGTCGCCGTGCCGACTGCCTTTGATTCATGGGCACAGTTTTACAAAAACACTGGGCAGATCGGAGTGATTGTTACGGTGATCGTGTTCAGCGGTATCATCAGCGGGGAGCTGTCCAGAGGAACCCTGATACACATGCTGACCAAAGGTCTGTCCCGGAGCTCTGTCATTTTGTCAAAATATACGTATATGGTGATGCTGTGGAGTGCCGGCCTCGGGCTGTCCTGTTTGATCACCTGGGTTTATACGGTATATTTGTTTCCGGATGGACGGATATCCCATCTGTTCTTTTCCGTGTTTTGCCTGTGGCTGTTCGGCGTGTTCCTTCTGGCGCTGCTGCTCTTTGCCGGGAGTCTTGTGAGAGCCACGGGCGGAGGGCTGCTGCTGACCGGAGCGGGGGTGGGCGCCTGTATGGCGCTGCAGATGATTCCTGTCCTGCAGAAGCGCACGCCCTTTGCGCTGGTGACGGAAAACATGGGGCTGATACAGAACACAGTAAAGCCCCCGGAGCTTTCATGCGCCGCGGGGATCACGGGAGTGCTCGCCCTGGTGCTTGCTGCGGGGGCAGTTCTGGCTTTCAGAAAAAAACAACTCTGA